One Lachancea thermotolerans CBS 6340 chromosome F complete sequence DNA window includes the following coding sequences:
- a CDS encoding alpha-mannosyltransferase (weakly similar to uniprot|P40549 Saccharomyces cerevisiae YIL014W MNT3 Alpha-1 3-mannosyltransferase adds the fourth and fifth alpha-1 3-linked mannose residues to O-linked glycans during protein O-glycosylation) gives MMLRVRKTGFRRAVVFFGFFLVCLLIARTSRKQRGFSRASLEQFAKLCRESSQRVALNDSPFSDFLKPWWRVSMARQDWREFKSQNLQQKCRYYFDSVHLKDPQWTNNAVRILFNSDNANNAKISNVIERVRVFDDCFISGDLSLNQVIPQKRDVMGFHHRVFPFLRDFRKPEELWPTIVDLKTRRELRKGVVPHYSAPEDGAFRMDNSKSFWRNWNAFSTGRGLVFSLGERHLDPFIRHLKILDHLGNKLPIQIVQRENELSEQFLNALSSFLQRSHQRVYYINCGAILEPLYGLEMTYFVNKWIASIFNTFSEVILMDADVIPFIPLEEFFDDDQYNRSGVLLYKDRDMPGETTFDYCIESFNYLMPSAEATILMNHTMKVNGSAVRPDSTIFSNEEEHIYYRFFYNKTLHNVDSGLVVFRKPEKLIGLLISLFMNLDPRLSRCVYGDKELFWLGQLFGGQDYTIDPIDGSVVGPLVTKLSEETGEKEYEICATQMSHSSRDKRLLWTNGGLKKCKTPGAAHMDFDRSPDYFKSQYSSEEDLQNVYDQALQLEALIIPDIKSHPWVKAQECLEYTYCASLSIGDMQSALSNGALLVFDGDDSKDFNEISNIWNIDLIPQGS, from the coding sequence ATGATGTTACGGGTTCGAAAAACGGGCTTCCGACGCGCGGTAGTATTTTTCGGTTTTTTTCTAGTTTGCCTTCTGATTGCACGCACCTCGCGCAAACAGAGAGGCTTTTCCAGAGCATCTCTCGAACAATTCGCTAAACTTTGCAGAgaaagctctcaaagagTGGCACTAAACGATTCGCCTTTTTcagactttttgaagccatgGTGGAGAGTCTCGATGGCACGCCAGGATTGGCGTGAGTTCAAGTCCCAAAACCTTCAACAAAAGTGTCGATACTACTTCGATTCTGTGCACTTGAAAGACCCGCAGTGGACTAACAATGCCGTGAGGATCCTCTTCAATTCTGACAATGCCAATAATGCTAAAATCTCTAACGTAATTGAACGCGTGCGTGTGTTCGATGATTGCTTCATTAGTGGAGATCTTTCGTTGAATCAAGTGATCCCCCAGAAGCGCGATGTCATGGGCTTCCACCACCGTGTGTTTCCATTTTTAAGGGATTTCCGTAAGCCTGAAGAGCTGTGGCCCACTATTGTTGACCTCAAAACAAGACGCGAGCTGCGAAAGGGCGTAGTACCACACTACTCGGCACCTGAAGACGGCGCGTTTAGGATGGACAACTCGAAATCCTTTTGGCGAAACTGGAATGCCTTTTCTACCGGTCGAGGCTTAGTGTTCTCCCTCGGCGAAAGACACTTGGACCCCTTCATAAGACATCTCAAAATACTTGATCACTTAGGGAACAAGCTTCCCATCCAAATTGTTCAGAGAGAAAATGAGCTATCTGAACAATTTCTAAATGCCCTGTCGTCTTTCCTGCAGAGAAGCCATCAACGGGTGTACTACATAAATTGTGGGGCTATTTTGGAACCGCTCTATGGTTTGGAAATGACGTATTTTGTGAATAAATGGATTGCCTCAATCTTTAACACATTCTCTGAGGTTATTTTGATGGACGCTGATGTTATACCCTTCATTCCCCTTGAGGAGTTCTTTGATGACGATCAATACAACCGAAGCGGTGTTTTGTTATACAAAGATAGAGACATGCCCGGAGAAACAACATTTGACTATTGCATTGAGTCGTTCAATTATTTAATGCCTTCTGCGGAAGCAACAATACTAATGAACCATACTATGAAGGTCAACGGCTCTGCGGTTCGGCCAGACAGCACAATCTTCTCGAATGAAGAGGAGCACATATATTATCGCTTCTTCTACAATAAGACACTGCACAATGTTGATAGTGGCCTGGTTGTGTTCCGCAAGcctgaaaagctcattgGTCTTCTAATATCTCTATTCATGAACTTAGACCCAAGGTTGAGTCGTTGTGTATATGGAGACAAGGAACTGTTTTGGCTAGgtcagctttttggtggTCAGGACTATACAATCGATCCCATTGATGGCTCTGTAGTCGGACCTTTGGTCACAAAGCTATCGGAAGAAACTGGAGAGAAGGAGTATGAAATTTGCGCAACACAGATGAGCCATAGTAGCCGTGACAAACGCCTGCTTTGGACCAATGGTGGCCTAAAGAAGTGCAAAACACCAGGGGCTGCACACATGGACTTCGACCGATCACCAGATTATTTCAAGTCTCAGTACAGTAGTGAGGAAGATCTACAAAACGTTTACGATCAGGCATTacagcttgaagctcttaTTATCCCCGATATCAAGAGCCATCCTTGGGTGAAAGCGCAGGAGTGTCTGGAATACACCTATTGTGCTTCACTTTCCATTGGGGATATGCAATCCGCTTTGTCTAATGGCGCACTTCTGGTTTTCGATGGTGATGACTCAAAAGATTTTAATGAAATTTCGAACATATGGAATATAGATCTCATACCACAAGGGTCTTGA
- the MET28 gene encoding Met28p (weakly similar to uniprot|P40573 Saccharomyces cerevisiae YIR017C MET28 Transcriptional activator in the Cbf1p-Met4p-Met28p complex participates in the regulation of sulfur metabolism) — MAYAKLQEMPADRTGQKRAKSEDATTPTSEQYQEKFQDLFSRCFSAEENDGEEHSGFDRGEDRNYISQRLGAVSDSSAAVPNLTGDAASSAQGGLAEHGDLSRQLHNLISSNSELGSRLLSLLLVSSGNAKEIISAVNKGDLDGLKKLNLKKSQLQRPKYTEEELQEFQKIEMEKRRKNTEASARFRIRKKQREHEKVEKLKQLHSQISELYVTIDKLLDENKFWKQKLEEVNEQKSKELLESIKKRRNSSD; from the coding sequence ATGGCATACGCAAAGTTACAGGAGATGCCAGCCGACCGGACCGGGCAGAAACGCGCGAAGTCAGAAGACGCAACGACTCCAACGTCTGAGCAGTACCAAGAGAAATTTCAAGATCTGTTCAGTCGGTGTTTCAGTGCCGAAGAGAACGATGGGGAGGAACATAGTGGGTTCGACAGAGGCGAAGATCGCAACTACATTTCACAGAGGCTCGGGGCGGTTTCTGATAGCTCCGCTGCTGTACCGAACCTCACAGGAGATGCGGCCAGCAGCGCACAAGGCGGCTTGGCAGAGCACGGCGATCTATCCCGCCAGCTGCACAACCTGATTTCCAGCAACTCGGAGCTGGGCTCCCGACTATTGTCTTTGCTCCTGGTGAGCAGCGGGAACGCTAAGGAAATCATTTCTGCGGTCAACAAGGGCGACCTCGATGGCCTCAAAAAGCTAAACCTAAAAAAGTCGCAGCTACAGCGGCCCAAGTACActgaggaagagctgcAGGAGTTTCAGAAGATAGAGATGGAGAAAAGGCGGAAGAACACCGAAGCTTCAGCAAGGTTTCGTATTCGCAAAAAGCAACGAGAACACGAGAAGGTCGAGAAACTGAAACAACTTCACTCTCAGATTTCTGAGCTGTATGTAACGATTGACAAACTCCtcgatgaaaacaaattcTGGAAACAGAAGCTTGAGGAGGTCAACGAGCAGAAGTCTAAAGAGTTACTGGAAAGCATAAAAAAGCGCAGGAATAGCAGCGATTGA